The window CCCCAAGAACAAGATCACCTGCAATGCGGTCACCGCCTacagcagccgcagccccagccccagcgctgccctccctgcccggcTCCCGAGGCTGCCCCCGAGCCACGGCCCCGCACACAAGGGCTGAAGCACCGGCTCCACGAACAACCGCGGCCGCCACAGCCCGCGTTTCTAGTGCCAAGGACATTTTCCAAGGTAGTATCAGGCTGCTCCACCACACATAAAGCTTCGATCTGAACCGACCTTCCCCAGTTATTTCATGTGTCCCGCCGAGTTCCCCGGGAACACCGACGTTTCCACCCAAGCCAAGTCCGTACCACCGCAAACCACCGCAACTAACGCGCCAACGCCAAAAAGGGGATGAGGAGCGGCCACAAACCCCCGAGCTCAGGGGTGAGCACGAGGAGCCGCGCAGCCGCCCCCCCCGGGCCCTGCGGGAAGCCCCCAGCCACGGCAGAAACGTCCCCAAACTCTTCTCGCAGGCTCCCAGGCAGCCCAgcccgcgccccggccccggggacaCCGACAGGGACCGCAGAGCGTGCCCAGCCCCGGGCGAGGAGCGGGCCCTCTCACCACAGCGGCCCCCGCCCACCGCGCTCGGCCCCtcgcggagcggggcggcggggctccCCCAGCCCGGCACCGGGCGAGGTGCGGAGGGACCTGGGGCGAGGCGACCGGCCACACCGGGTCCGCAGCCCCCCCGACCCGCCTCCGCTCCCCCCTCACCGATGAACTTGGCGCGGctcatggcggcggcggcggcgggagcgcgaGCGGCGCGCCTGCGCGCGGCGTCGTCCTCCACCTTCCCGTCAGCCCCCGCGCGCGAAGGTGAGGCGTAGGGCAGCCGGCTATGGCGGCCTACCTGACGCACCAGCAGAAGGTGCTGCGGCTCTATAAGAAATCCCTGCGGCACCTGGAGTCCTGGTGCATCTACCggtgagagggaaagggaggggggcctggggagaggaggaggcctGTCAGCTCCGCACTTTGCTGCGGcgcctggcctggcctggcctggcctggcctgctctgctctgctctgccggCCTTCCTCGCCCAGACGGGGGGTTGGGCTTGAGTGGGGCTTtgtcctcttccctcccctccgcccAGGAGTGGCTGGAGGGGTGAGGAATAAGCCTCTAGGGTCACTTGCTGTGCCTGCCGCAGAAAAGGGCAGTCTGGGAACAGGAGCTCCTCAGAGGCCCCTGGCCTAACCCCATCTTTGCGCAGGGGTGACAGATGATGGTGCCAAGCTTTGCTTCTCTACGtgattaggtttttttttcttccgtGTACTTCACTGTGTGTAACCTCTGTCTGCAGAGACAAGTACCGCTACTTTGCCTGCCTCCTGAGAGAACGATTTGATAAGAACAAGGATGTGAAGGATATGGTGAAAGctacagagctgctgaaggcagGCGAGGAGGAGTTCTGGGCAAACCAGCATCCTCAGCCATACATCTTCCCTGACTCCCCTGGGGGCACTTCCTATGAGAGATATGAATGCTACAAGGTAAGGTGGCCTGTCAGATTGTATATTACTGTATTTACCTTACTCTTTTTAGTAAATGGAAAGTGAGTGTTTTAAGTAGATTTTCATAGGGCTGCAGATTGACTCAGCAGTATTGTTTCTCTAACAGTTTACTGTTGCTGAACATGTTGCTGCTTGCATGGGAGAAGCTGTCCTGCTTGTCTGATCCATGAAAATGGAATTTGCTGGTCTGTCTGAAGACAGCATCTTTTTGCTGAGATAATAATCTGCTTTTCTGCCAAATGGAAGCTGCTCTGCAATGGGTCAGGCAGGCACAGTGAAAGGGTTGGAGCTGAGCTGTGAGAGTAAACAAGGTGGAGGAAGCTGTGCTACCCTTTGTGATGCCATCTGGTCACAGCCTTGGCTTCTCTCTGGTCTTGTCAGAGGTTGGCTTGGCTGTTGGGGGACTTCTCTTCACTCAGTCCCATCAGTCTTCCAGCATTTTGAGTAATGGTAAAACCTATTGATAATTTCCCTTCATATGCTGTAGTGCCATATATGTATTTGTGCATCACTGTGGGATAGGTGGTATGCCTAAAAATAGATGTGGTATTCTTAAAATCTAAGGCAGTTATAGAGGCTTTCCCCCACTAGATTGTCTATTTATGAGTAAAGAAACAGGTTTCATAGAAAAACacatgtttttgctttcttggcATCAGCTCTTAATGCATCACAGGAAGTTAATACTAACGTAGAGAGTGCATGCACCCATTTTCTGCTGAACCTGAAGAAAGTGCTGACACAAGACGAGATCTGGTCAGATATTTATGCATAAGAAACCACGTGAAAAGAAGAATCTGATGTAGACTTATCAGAGGTAGAAAAAAGAACGTAGGAgtgaaaaagggaagaggaagactTAAGCTTATGCCAAGGTCGTGGACCTTAGCAGTAACAGAGATAATAGAATCTGGACAGCAAAAATGCCAGTTGAGCAATAAATGGTCAAAATTAGTCTTCATATAGAAATGTAAACTAGTTCACGTTCTCTCTTCTTTGCCATGTTTGACAGCTAAAACTGTCCTTCAACAAAATGGCTGTCACAAGGATTTGGCTTGTTGATATATCGGTGACTGTCCACTGTGGATGCTGctacaaaatgcagtttttagaTCTCAGCCTGTTCGGTGGTTTTAATTTGTTGTTTGGTGcgtgtagatttttttaaaatttatttttagcagctctgctgtttctgttcagcAAAAGGTTTACTTAGTGATGAGAATCACAGCAGGAAGCTGGAAGTGTAAATGTCACTGGATGAATGATGGTATTGGAGcatcttaattttcctttttaagaactgtttggggtttttttggtgggcttttgttttgtttttttgtttgttttttttttgttttttttttgtttttttaatcaatgttcttatctttaaaatgttaacattCAGTGATATGCTGCTgtagaattttaaattttgctttttttcttgactgGACATCCTAGAGTTCAGACTATTGTCAAAATCTTAAAGGCCACTAATTTTCATTAGTTGTAGACAAGTGGAAATGAGCTGTAAGGTTCTCTCTCtgtcaaagaaaatgaattagTAGTTGGAGAAAAGGATCTCTTTAACTTGCTGCCTttgagaggagggaagaaatgaGATCTTCTCTTCCACCAGATGGAATTATTTCGAGGTTAAACAGAGATAACCTAGGACTTGTTTTTGGGATGCTATGATTGAAGCAAGTCACTATGATGTCTTCCCATGACTTAGGATAATGTGTGAAACAAAGATTAAAAGTACTGACCTCTGCCATGTAGTGCCTTGAGACTAACACTAGTCAGGTGGCTCTTAAATGGTGTTTTTATGTAGTACTTTATATCCTGGGTTATTTATCCATTTTAATAGTGGCTTCAGTGATTGCGTTTTGTTCTTTTGTGTGTGCGctatatataatttaatatGTAAAAACAATGCATAtgaaactttttctttattatttaacaGCTTCCTGAATGGTGCTTGGATTACTGGCATCCTTCTGAGAAAGCGATGTATCCTGATTACTTTGCCAAGCGAGAGCAATGGAAGAAGCTGCAGAGGGAAAGCTGGGATAAAGAGGTCAGTGCTTGCTCAAGGCAAAGTAAAGCCTCTTTGGCACGCAAGTATGTTGTGTGACATTTAGATGTGTCCTTGGAAAACACCTGAATGCCTGCTGCGGTTTCATTTGTTAGAACTCTTGTCAGTGTGAAACACTCACTTGACTTAAAATGCCTACACAGAGATCTCGGAGTTACAGGTTTTTAAACACTGTGGAGGGAATTTGAGGTTAAAGCTGAACCTGCAACTGTGTTTCAGTAAGTgcagggctgttgcagcagcttTGCTAAAGGAAATTCTGAAGTGGGATAAAGAAGAGATCAATGGCCAGAGaattcctctgctgctgctgcgaaGCTCTGACACTTTCTGGTTGCATCTTTGAAGCGTCCATTAGTTGGGAACCGAGACTAATTCCTGGCCAACCTAAACTGAGATTCAGCTGGATGTTTTTAGAGTAGTTCTTTAATTCAGTTGTAGAGAGATAGTCGGGTTATACGTAGCATGGCACTCTTACCAGAATTAACATAGTGGCAGCCAGCACTTAGGCTGCTTCAAGAAACATGTGTTGAAAACATCTGAAGGGCTGTTGGTGGTGTGCAGAAATAGGGGGCTCCTGCTGACTGGAATGGAAGTGGTTTGGGACTTGCCGGCTTTCAAAAGTAGCAGTAGAATGCAGTCTGTTCAGTGTTGCAATGGTAGACATGAATTATGTGGAAATAATGACCTTTTAAGTAAGATTTCTCATGTACATTGCTTTTTACTCCTAAAAATTCCTTCTTAATTAGGTAATATAAGCCTGCAACGGTTACTGAGTTTAAATGAATactgagaatcacagaacctGTCTTGTCAGCCAACGGGGTCACTGCTGGTTCTTCCCTTCAGAAACAGGGGCCAGTTTCGCTTACTGCCTGGGCACCAAGAACTGTGTTATGGAAATGTGCTTGTGTGTACTGAAGTGATTTTATATCTTGTCTTCTAGATTAAGCAGTTAGAAGAGGAAACTCCAGCTGATGGTCCAAGAACTGAAGCTTTGCCTCCAGCTCGTAAGGAAGGGCATCTGCCACCACTGTGGTGGCAGTATGTAACAAGACCTCGTGAAATGCCCATGTAAAAGCATTATTTCCCGTGAGAATTGACGTGGTCTGTCTTCTGTAGGCAGTAGACATGTCAGAGACCGCATGCTACTCTAAGTAATTCAAAATAAAGCCAAATAAAGTAAAAGAGAAGGCATTTTTCTGACAGACTGTTCTTTTACAGTGTGCATGTGCTTCCAGTTTGTGCAGTGTAGCATAGATGACTGTTAGCACTTACTTACACTGTGTACCTGAAATGTCAGAGAATGCTGACCAGCCTGTGAAGAAGTCTTGGTGGAATACTAACTCCAGAGCAAGTTTTATAAAGGTGAACATGCATCGCAGCTTTCACAGTAGGAGTTAGAGAGCTCAACTATATGAGACTGAAAAAATTGGCCACATAAAACGCAGGTTCCCAGAGAAAGAATGTGAGCTGAAAGGGGCAGAGGAACCCAATCCGGGGACCAGCTCAAATGATAAGCAACTGAACTGAGAGTAACTGTGGCATGGAAGagcggggagggaagggggcgTGGAGGGAGGGgctaaaaattaataatttgcaTCAGCCTGATAATTTGGAATGTGATACTGAATACAGGCGAGGTGGTACATGCTGGTGCTACAGCTGGAGTTTCAAGGTACGGACAGCAACAGATAGGGGCTTTGGTTGCTGCTGGATTGAGGGTATTTCTATCTTGCTTAGGGATAAAGGCTTcttgccctccctccccaccttgTTAGGctttcagctgtatttttcacttGGGTGTCAAATCTCGCAAGACAAACCTTCCTTACGATGTCATGCTTCCTGGCTGCCATGGGAAACGTTGCTGTAGAGCGCCGGAAGAAAGTTCACCCCCACATACGCCGAATCCTAGAAAACTACAGAGCTCTATCAATTAAAACAAGTAGCCTGCTGAGGAACATGGCTCTTCTATGCTCATTTACGGGTCACACACAGTTCTAGCAAGCAGTGTGCTACAAGGAAATAGGTACAAAAGCCGTTTGCTTCAGCAATGTTCCCAAAGCATCGATGTAAGACAGGAAATTCTGCTAAGGCTTCCACTGATCTCCCAGTGAGTAAAAGAATAGATGGGATATAGCCACCTAGTAAAAGCTCATCTGAAAACCTTCCTGGCTTTTCCGCTCTTCTCCCATGTTTAGGGCTAGAAGAGAGGAGATTTGAGTTATCTAATCTGACTTTAATTCTGCAGGAGTTAGTTGATTGCACCATATTTAACCCTaaggcttaatttttttccatgagctTCAGCTTGAGGCTTGAAGATGGATAACTAGAGGTGGCAAAGGCACTAACTTCAGCTGTTCTGAGGACTAACCATATCTAGCTTGGATATAAGAAAAGGCTGGTTTTTAAAGTCTTGGATATAAGAAAATCTGGCTGGGTTTTAGAAATTTTATATGGCCCTCTTCAGTCAGCCTACATGCTAAAAGAAAGACGCCTGaattttagagaagaaaaaaaaaaaagacttcacaTATTCCACTGTTTAAAGTGTCAGTTTTTACCAGGCAGCTGGATCTGTTCCCTGTGCTCCCTTAGGccgaaggcagcagcagaattgGCGTTCGGCACACCCCTCACCTCTAGCCTGGTCACCTACTCCGCATGGAGCTGTGGCATCTCTGCACTCAGGTAGTGGtgcttttccctgctgtttctCAATCCTGAAGGTGCTTGTTCACAGTAAGTGCTCCACCCTGCACCCCTTTTCCTAACTTGTTACAGGTTTCCAATATGGGGTCTCCTCCACCAGCACTGCAATTCCCTACGTTACAAATGCTGATTTGCTTCAGCAGCTACTTGCATTAGCTGGAATATGAAAGGCCAAAACCACGTGGACAAAATCCACAGGGATATAGAACATCACACAGGGATCCTGGCTCACCTGCCCTGCCCCGGAGCCTGCTCTCTTgtccccccagcctggcacaagCAGCCCTGGGCTTGAAGCTGGGGCTGTAACTGGGTGAGTGCTGGCGGTATGGGCAGGCTGGTGCCTGAGTGCTCCCCACTGTCATGGGGTACAGCCAGTTGGAGCAGTCAGCGCATATACACCAAGGGGGTTTTAACTTCTCAAAACCATCCTCCTTCCTGCGCCTCACCTTCCCCCAAAACCCTATTCCTGTGCTGGTATTTAT of the Nyctibius grandis isolate bNycGra1 chromosome 3, bNycGra1.pri, whole genome shotgun sequence genome contains:
- the NDUFB9 gene encoding NADH dehydrogenase [ubiquinone] 1 beta subcomplex subunit 9, which produces MAAYLTHQQKVLRLYKKSLRHLESWCIYRDKYRYFACLLRERFDKNKDVKDMVKATELLKAGEEEFWANQHPQPYIFPDSPGGTSYERYECYKLPEWCLDYWHPSEKAMYPDYFAKREQWKKLQRESWDKEIKQLEEETPADGPRTEALPPARKEGHLPPLWWQYVTRPREMPM